Proteins encoded within one genomic window of Bacillus sp. SM2101:
- a CDS encoding GerMN domain-containing protein, giving the protein MKKSQLNEERIEEILRKMPSIKDDRDPLSIYNQVSSSVNKKRKVIWILPSFATAAAMIIVFILLQPIMNDFNNQATEESTDKSLANEQIQEATTGELRDSVSEAKKSGEVKSDEEASEKSIANETNIISPKVENSRFVVTEEQLNDKTLVTFAIPDKNMQNVIPISYLSDTTNRSSIELMESMKLQLPVEEWGLSEFALNDYSIIEVNDDNEVGKTIIVDIPQLDQVQDTGTSEETILSKSVSETFRWMGIESAKFMSEGQDVEFGHTDMGAVSEIKKVNKKAYLLYQANEQYPTFLTPTEESFSSLKEALISMTVVNKQYNLKPSIPEGVEIVAVESSGDGTHVNIEFSKTTALSDSEQYRIMIDAIMLTAREFDIQTVSFPGANISSIGNVELLAKNRVPVAPNLMDLDD; this is encoded by the coding sequence ATGAAAAAATCACAGTTGAATGAAGAACGGATTGAAGAAATACTTAGGAAGATGCCTTCAATTAAGGACGATCGTGATCCGTTATCCATATATAACCAAGTATCCTCATCTGTAAATAAAAAAAGGAAGGTAATCTGGATTTTACCTAGCTTTGCAACAGCTGCTGCTATGATTATTGTTTTTATACTGCTGCAACCAATAATGAATGACTTTAATAATCAGGCTACCGAGGAGAGCACTGATAAATCTTTAGCAAATGAACAAATACAAGAAGCTACTACTGGAGAACTTCGAGATAGCGTGTCTGAGGCGAAGAAATCAGGAGAAGTAAAAAGTGATGAAGAGGCAAGTGAAAAATCGATAGCGAATGAAACTAATATCATTTCGCCAAAGGTTGAAAATAGTCGTTTTGTAGTGACTGAAGAGCAATTAAATGATAAAACACTCGTTACCTTTGCCATTCCTGATAAGAATATGCAAAATGTTATTCCAATTAGTTATTTAAGTGATACTACGAATCGATCAAGTATTGAATTAATGGAAAGTATGAAATTACAATTACCAGTTGAAGAGTGGGGGTTATCAGAGTTTGCTCTTAACGACTACTCTATAATTGAAGTGAATGATGATAATGAAGTAGGAAAAACGATTATTGTTGATATTCCACAACTAGATCAAGTACAAGATACGGGAACGTCTGAAGAAACTATATTAAGCAAAAGTGTCTCTGAAACATTTAGATGGATGGGTATCGAATCCGCTAAATTCATGTCAGAGGGGCAAGATGTTGAATTTGGTCATACAGATATGGGAGCTGTCAGCGAGATTAAGAAGGTAAACAAGAAAGCATATCTTCTATACCAAGCAAATGAACAATACCCGACATTTTTAACTCCTACTGAAGAATCGTTTAGTAGCTTAAAAGAAGCATTGATAAGTATGACTGTAGTGAATAAGCAGTATAATCTTAAACCTTCTATACCTGAAGGTGTAGAAATTGTAGCTGTTGAGTCTAGTGGTGATGGAACTCATGTTAATATTGAATTTTCAAAAACAACGGCACTAAGTGATTCCGAGCAGTATAGAATAATGATTGATGCAATCATGTTAACTGCACGTGAATTTGATATTCAAACTGTTTCATTTCCTGGAGCAAATATTTCTTCAATAGGTAATGTAGAATTGTTAGCAAAAAATCGAGTACCAGTGGCACCTAA
- the sigX gene encoding RNA polymerase sigma factor SigX, translated as MNTVFQNFYEKYHQDIFQFLFYMVRNKEQAEDLVQEVYIKVLKSSDQFEGNSSEKTWLFSIARHVAIDYFRKQKGWKQKIIDSFDWHKQPVRDQTPLPEEIAVQNEEIQLMYKCLDKCTVDQRLVIVMRYLQSLSISETAGALNWTESKVKTTQHRALKVLKRYMLEYADKEGNIHEKITVE; from the coding sequence ATGAACACCGTTTTCCAGAACTTCTATGAGAAATATCATCAAGATATTTTTCAATTTTTGTTTTATATGGTGCGTAACAAGGAACAAGCTGAAGACCTTGTTCAAGAGGTTTATATAAAAGTGTTGAAATCATCGGACCAATTTGAAGGAAACAGTAGTGAAAAAACTTGGTTGTTTTCAATTGCAAGACATGTTGCTATCGATTATTTTCGTAAACAAAAGGGCTGGAAGCAAAAGATTATAGACTCTTTTGATTGGCATAAACAACCAGTAAGAGATCAAACACCTCTTCCGGAAGAAATTGCAGTTCAAAATGAGGAGATTCAGCTGATGTACAAGTGCCTTGACAAATGTACTGTCGATCAGCGACTTGTGATTGTCATGAGGTACTTGCAGTCGTTATCTATCTCCGAAACCGCAGGGGCGTTAAATTGGACAGAGAGTAAAGTGAAAACAACTCAACATCGTGCGCTAAAAGTGTTAAAACGATATATGTTGGAGTATGCAGATAAGGAGGGTAACATACATGAAAAAATCACAGTTGAATGA
- a CDS encoding cob(I)yrinic acid a,c-diamide adenosyltransferase: protein MKLYTRSGDKGQTSIIGGRVDKDHIRVEAYGTVDELNSFVGQAMTLLKEETFADIYSELEKIQHELFDCGGDLAVINNKRAYKVQYDIVEFLETRIDEYIKEAPALERFILPGGSAPSAAIHIARTVARRAERKIVTLQKQDEINDNVLKYINRLSDYFFAIARVINARDGVKDVEYERSAIVFKERKIRDVKKEDK, encoded by the coding sequence TTGAAGCTATATACACGATCAGGTGATAAAGGACAAACAAGTATAATTGGTGGTAGAGTGGATAAAGATCATATTAGAGTAGAAGCATACGGAACAGTAGATGAGTTGAATTCCTTTGTCGGACAAGCTATGACTTTACTTAAGGAAGAAACATTCGCTGATATATATAGTGAGTTAGAGAAAATTCAGCACGAACTGTTTGATTGTGGTGGAGATTTAGCTGTAATTAACAATAAGCGGGCTTATAAGGTACAGTATGACATTGTTGAATTTTTGGAGACTCGAATTGATGAATATATTAAGGAGGCCCCTGCACTAGAAAGGTTCATATTACCAGGAGGGTCAGCACCATCTGCAGCCATTCATATTGCTAGAACAGTTGCCCGGAGAGCTGAACGAAAGATTGTGACGTTACAAAAGCAAGATGAAATCAATGATAATGTTTTAAAATATATTAATCGACTCTCTGATTATTTTTTTGCAATTGCACGTGTAATTAATGCTCGTGACGGAGTGAAAGATGTAGAGTATGAACGAAGCGCGATTGTTTTTAAAGAAAGAAAGATAAGGGATGTAAAGAAAGAAGATAAATAG
- a CDS encoding bifunctional adenosylcobinamide kinase/adenosylcobinamide-phosphate guanylyltransferase: protein MHFVCGGAFQGKRKWVVETYQLLNKESCYWICGYDDEASEIKKGFSIVVIEGVEALIKKSIDHCVDHQLRSLWQEKITQWLDWENESEENLVILIGTDITQGLVPIEKTERLWRDIVGWCYQDIVQQSIRVDRIWCGISERIK, encoded by the coding sequence ATGCATTTTGTATGTGGAGGTGCCTTCCAAGGAAAACGGAAATGGGTAGTGGAAACATATCAGTTACTAAATAAAGAAAGCTGTTACTGGATATGTGGATATGATGACGAGGCAAGTGAAATAAAAAAAGGTTTTTCGATCGTAGTTATCGAAGGAGTAGAAGCGCTAATAAAAAAATCCATCGATCATTGTGTAGATCATCAGCTGCGTAGTTTATGGCAGGAGAAAATTACTCAATGGTTAGATTGGGAGAATGAGTCTGAAGAAAATCTAGTTATCCTTATCGGTACAGATATTACTCAAGGTCTTGTGCCAATTGAAAAAACAGAACGTCTATGGCGAGATATTGTAGGTTGGTGTTATCAAGATATTGTGCAACAATCTATTAGAGTTGATAGAATTTGGTGTGGTATAAGTGAAAGAATAAAATAA
- the cobS gene encoding adenosylcobinamide-GDP ribazoletransferase, with the protein MRIINGFLLAIQFFTTIPFQKNIQWDSKSGRWCVRFIPLIGLILGVLLASIHTLFLNYFPISNAMIALFLMFFSVLFSGGLHVDGWMDCSDAFFSYKDKDRRLEIMSDARVGAFAVISLLFLFGFRYLFIFESMGSSIITIALLVIPILSRTFMVYLLVTTPLAKHEGMAAAFKKHLTSADKYFVYATVILVLVLLYFFTHLTSLLFTVILMLASFFLFFRGRAFIVKHFGGMTGDTLGAFVEGTETVLWLICWLYASYYIL; encoded by the coding sequence TTGAGAATCATCAATGGCTTTTTATTAGCAATTCAATTTTTTACGACTATTCCTTTTCAAAAAAACATACAATGGGATTCAAAAAGTGGAAGATGGTGTGTCCGATTTATTCCCCTTATTGGTCTTATTTTAGGTGTTTTACTAGCAAGTATACATACGTTATTCCTTAATTACTTTCCGATATCAAACGCGATGATAGCATTATTTCTTATGTTTTTCTCAGTTTTATTTTCTGGTGGACTACATGTTGATGGATGGATGGATTGTAGTGATGCATTTTTTTCGTATAAAGATAAAGATCGTAGACTAGAGATCATGAGTGACGCTAGAGTTGGTGCTTTTGCTGTGATCTCATTGTTATTCTTATTCGGCTTTCGTTATTTATTCATCTTTGAATCTATGGGTTCCTCTATCATAACTATCGCTTTACTAGTTATACCCATCTTATCTAGAACGTTTATGGTGTATTTGCTTGTTACAACACCACTTGCAAAACACGAAGGAATGGCGGCTGCATTTAAAAAGCATCTAACATCAGCTGATAAGTATTTTGTTTATGCTACTGTTATCTTGGTTTTAGTACTACTATACTTCTTCACTCATTTAACCTCATTGCTATTTACAGTAATATTAATGCTCGCATCTTTCTTTCTTTTTTTTAGAGGAAGAGCTTTTATTGTGAAGCATTTTGGGGGCATGACAGGAGATACATTAGGTGCCTTTGTTGAAGGGACAGAAACGGTGTTATGGCTCATTTGTTGGCTTTATGCTTCTTACTACATATTATAA
- a CDS encoding bifunctional adenosylcobinamide kinase/adenosylcobinamide-phosphate guanylyltransferase, with protein MMIFVSGGVRSGKSSFAEQVVEELADDSEQVHYIATSKAVDAEMIERISRHKQDRIALNRDWILWEQPYDIKKLISNFSSSNLILIDCLTILVANELFREGYNWTSEEYGKKLIQQLLSTFYMLNEKCKHIVIVSNELFSSGVASDKGSYMYMYVLGNLHQAIVQACDEAYFVQFGIPQLMKSKNEMRELR; from the coding sequence ATGATGATATTTGTCTCTGGGGGTGTGAGAAGCGGTAAAAGCAGTTTTGCTGAACAAGTAGTTGAAGAATTAGCTGATGATTCAGAACAAGTTCATTATATTGCTACGTCAAAAGCTGTGGATGCAGAAATGATTGAACGAATTAGCAGACATAAACAAGATCGAATAGCTTTAAACCGCGATTGGATACTTTGGGAACAACCATACGATATAAAAAAGCTTATTTCTAATTTTTCAAGTAGCAATCTTATTTTAATTGACTGTTTGACGATTTTAGTAGCAAATGAATTGTTTAGAGAAGGGTATAATTGGACGAGTGAAGAATATGGTAAGAAATTAATACAACAGCTTTTAAGCACGTTCTATATGTTAAATGAAAAATGTAAACATATTGTCATTGTATCCAATGAATTATTTTCAAGTGGGGTAGCTTCAGATAAGGGGTCCTATATGTATATGTATGTGCTTGGTAATCTTCACCAAGCAATCGTTCAAGCGTGTGACGAAGCTTATTTTGTTCAATTTGGCATTCCTCAATTAATGAAGAGTAAAAATGAGATGAGGGAATTACGTTGA
- the cobD gene encoding threonine-phosphate decarboxylase CobD, with amino-acid sequence MRVPSHGANPNKLYEAFNIVPPKSIIDFSVNTNPLGAPIALKNEFNKSFHFVTEYPDIESTELYSAISHSENIPASKLFVGNGGSQCIYLLSQLFAGKKVGLLEPTFSEYRTACTAYSCQIQSILLNEFNNWQPQIKRLKALIREVDVMFLCNPNNPTGTVIDEAILLDIIDYARIHHTTVIFDEAFYDFCETSISMIKYINEYSHIIILRSLTKMYHLAGIRLGYVVACENIIERLKTLQPPWSVNGVAQHLGVLCISDKAHVTKTKQLVDEERRRVFQHLAQLHYYVSPSTVNYYLLKDPVYNNQQDLLIYLLRQGIVPRHTYNFSGLDGMYIRLAIRTTEENDFLLEVLKRWKNK; translated from the coding sequence TTGAGAGTACCATCACATGGCGCTAACCCTAACAAACTGTACGAGGCATTTAATATCGTACCTCCAAAAAGCATAATAGATTTTAGTGTTAACACTAATCCTTTAGGAGCTCCTATCGCCTTAAAAAATGAATTCAACAAGAGCTTCCACTTTGTCACTGAATACCCAGATATTGAGTCAACTGAACTATATTCGGCTATTTCCCACAGTGAGAATATTCCAGCTTCAAAACTATTTGTCGGGAACGGTGGATCCCAATGTATTTATTTATTATCCCAACTGTTTGCTGGAAAGAAGGTAGGATTACTAGAGCCAACTTTTTCAGAATATCGAACTGCTTGTACCGCTTATTCATGTCAAATTCAATCGATTCTATTAAATGAATTTAATAACTGGCAACCTCAAATTAAGCGTCTTAAAGCTCTCATAAGAGAAGTTGATGTGATGTTTCTTTGCAATCCGAATAATCCTACAGGTACTGTAATAGATGAGGCTATACTACTCGACATTATTGATTATGCAAGGATACATCATACAACAGTCATTTTCGATGAGGCGTTTTACGATTTTTGTGAAACTTCAATTTCAATGATCAAGTATATCAACGAATACAGTCATATTATTATTTTACGCTCACTGACTAAAATGTACCATTTAGCAGGGATCCGATTAGGTTATGTGGTTGCATGTGAAAATATAATAGAACGTTTAAAGACGCTACAGCCACCATGGAGTGTAAACGGGGTCGCTCAACATTTAGGTGTGTTATGCATAAGTGATAAAGCTCATGTTACTAAGACAAAACAATTGGTTGATGAAGAGAGAAGGAGAGTATTCCAACACCTAGCACAGCTTCATTATTATGTTTCTCCTTCGACTGTAAATTATTATTTACTGAAAGACCCCGTATATAATAATCAACAAGATCTGCTAATCTATTTATTGAGGCAAGGGATTGTACCTAGACACACGTATAACTTTTCAGGGCTTGATGGTATGTATATAAGATTAGCTATACGGACAACAGAAGAGAACGACTTTCTGCTTGAAGTTTTAAAGAGGTGGAAGAACAAATGA